In one window of Bradyrhizobium diazoefficiens DNA:
- a CDS encoding cytochrome-c peroxidase — MSACAVGRALLLVLLAAVTFSGARAPAQNGGAGLSRAQAYARAAALDALGRKLFADPSLSASGRLACATCHDPRFAYGPPNSLDVQLGGKTMREPGLRAVPSLKYLQAVPQFAEHYYESDDEGDPSVDNGPTGGLTWDGRVDRRRDQARLPLLSPFEMANDAAADVAAKVRKAGYSSDMRRIFGDAIFDDSERTFAGVVEALEVYQQNAAEFYPYSSRYDAYLAGRAQLSPQEKRGLTLFNDPAKGNCANCHRSAPGNDGTPPQFTDYGLIAIGVPRNGHIAANADPGFHDLGACGPLRLDLAGRGEFCGLFRTPSLRNVALRSTFFHNGTVHSLREAVAFYVERDTDPGKWYPRDTDGKMRKYDDVPTQYQRNINSEPPFGARAADQPALSASEIDDIVAFLKTLSDAESTGR, encoded by the coding sequence ATGAGTGCATGTGCCGTTGGACGAGCACTGCTTCTCGTCCTCTTGGCTGCCGTCACCTTCAGCGGCGCCCGCGCCCCCGCGCAGAACGGAGGTGCCGGCCTGAGCCGCGCGCAAGCCTATGCCCGGGCAGCCGCGCTTGACGCGCTCGGCCGCAAGCTGTTCGCCGATCCGTCCCTGTCCGCGTCCGGACGTTTGGCCTGCGCCACATGTCACGATCCACGGTTTGCCTATGGGCCGCCCAACAGCCTGGATGTCCAATTGGGCGGAAAAACCATGCGTGAGCCCGGTCTGCGCGCCGTGCCGTCGCTGAAATATCTTCAGGCGGTGCCGCAATTCGCCGAGCACTATTATGAGTCCGATGATGAAGGCGACCCGAGCGTCGACAATGGTCCGACCGGCGGGCTGACCTGGGACGGTCGCGTCGACCGCCGCCGCGATCAGGCTCGCCTGCCGCTGCTGTCGCCGTTCGAAATGGCAAATGACGCAGCCGCCGATGTCGCAGCAAAGGTGCGCAAGGCCGGCTACTCCAGCGACATGCGCAGGATTTTCGGTGATGCGATCTTCGATGATTCCGAGCGGACCTTTGCCGGCGTGGTCGAGGCACTCGAAGTCTACCAGCAGAACGCCGCGGAATTCTATCCATACAGCAGCCGCTACGACGCCTACCTCGCCGGTCGCGCGCAACTCTCGCCGCAAGAAAAGCGCGGGCTCACGCTGTTCAACGATCCGGCCAAAGGCAATTGTGCAAACTGCCATCGTAGCGCGCCCGGTAATGACGGAACACCGCCGCAATTCACCGATTACGGATTGATTGCCATCGGCGTTCCACGCAATGGCCATATCGCGGCCAATGCCGACCCAGGCTTTCATGATCTCGGCGCCTGCGGGCCGTTGCGTTTGGATCTTGCCGGACGCGGAGAATTCTGCGGCCTGTTCCGGACCCCGTCGCTGCGCAACGTCGCGTTACGCTCGACATTCTTCCACAACGGCACGGTGCATAGCCTGCGCGAGGCTGTCGCGTTCTACGTCGAGCGCGACACCGATCCGGGCAAATGGTATCCGCGCGACACCGACGGCAAGATGCGCAAGTACGACGACGTGCCCACGCAATACCAGCGCAACATCAACAGCGAACCGCCCTTCGGCGCGCGCGCCGCGGACCAGCCGGCGTTGTCGGCGAGCGAGATCGACGACATCGTCGCGTTTCTTAAAACCCTGAGCGACGCAGAGAGCACTGGACGATGA
- a CDS encoding TerC family protein: MNWLWQFFDPTTIGAFFTQFRNEMAEPTFWIAVGKIIWINILLSGDNALVIALACRGLKPRHRLWGMVFGAGAAVLLRIIFTGIVASLMELPYLKLVGGLALIVIAAKLLVPENEDEDGVESASHLWQAVQIVVVADIIMSLDNVIAVAAAANGSVPLLVLGLAISVPLIVAGAALIMTLLAKLPILVWAGAALLGWIAGEVIATDPGIAPKLHSLFDGPLGGSLDKMLGSLHIPPQFAHGGGGAEYVCAALGVVVVLLAGSIWRRRSMSQAALEHAKASAE, from the coding sequence GTGAACTGGCTCTGGCAGTTCTTCGATCCCACCACGATCGGGGCATTCTTCACCCAGTTCCGCAATGAGATGGCCGAGCCGACCTTCTGGATCGCGGTCGGCAAGATCATCTGGATCAACATCCTTTTGTCCGGCGACAACGCGCTGGTGATCGCGCTCGCCTGCCGCGGCCTGAAGCCGCGGCACCGGCTGTGGGGCATGGTGTTCGGTGCGGGCGCCGCGGTGCTGCTCCGGATCATCTTCACGGGCATCGTCGCCAGCCTGATGGAGCTGCCGTACCTCAAGCTGGTCGGCGGCCTCGCGCTGATCGTGATCGCGGCCAAGCTGCTGGTTCCGGAAAACGAGGACGAGGACGGCGTCGAGTCCGCCTCGCATCTGTGGCAGGCGGTGCAGATCGTCGTCGTCGCCGACATCATCATGAGTCTGGACAACGTCATTGCGGTGGCGGCCGCCGCCAATGGCAGCGTGCCGCTGCTGGTCCTCGGCCTTGCCATCAGCGTTCCCTTGATCGTCGCTGGTGCCGCACTGATCATGACGCTACTGGCAAAACTGCCGATCCTGGTCTGGGCCGGTGCGGCGCTGCTCGGCTGGATCGCGGGCGAGGTGATCGCGACCGATCCCGGCATTGCGCCGAAGCTGCATTCGCTGTTCGACGGCCCGCTCGGCGGATCGCTGGACAAGATGCTCGGAAGCCTGCACATCCCGCCGCAATTCGCCCATGGCGGCGGTGGCGCCGAATATGTTTGTGCGGCGCTCGGCGTCGTCGTCGTGCTGCTGGCCGGCTCGATCTGGCGCCGGCGGAGCATGAGCCAGGCTGCGTTGGAGCACGCCAAAGCTTCCGCCGAATAA
- the sbmA gene encoding peptide antibiotic transporter SbmA, giving the protein MFLSFFPRPKLFFLSAIAWTALAMLVWYGFASNLFEATQRPVGLATFWSAPALWFDLYFAVCAVAFAAAWMLFAPHPWANWSILGSALILFTSYFQVQVSVAINSWYGPFYDLIQAALSKSAPVTVERFYAELSTFAGIALVAVVVGVLTRFFVSHYIFRWRTAMNDFYVANWSRLRTIEGASQRVQEDTMRFATTMEGLGVNLISAVLTLLAFLPVLVKLSGSVTELPLIGSIPYPLVFAAVIWSVFGTGVLALIGIRLPAIEFFNQRVEAAYRKELVLGEDDPARADPPTLGVLFGDIRRNYFRLYLNFMYFNIGRIVYLQTDVIFPYLLLAPTITAGKITLGTMNQILNAFTQVRTSFQYLVNAWSTIVELISIYQRLRSFEAKLHGEPLPSIETEAAPLG; this is encoded by the coding sequence ATGTTCCTCTCGTTTTTCCCCCGGCCCAAGCTGTTCTTTCTCTCGGCCATCGCTTGGACGGCATTGGCGATGCTGGTCTGGTATGGCTTCGCGAGCAATCTGTTTGAAGCAACTCAAAGGCCGGTTGGGTTGGCGACGTTCTGGTCAGCGCCGGCTCTTTGGTTCGACCTCTATTTTGCCGTATGCGCCGTGGCCTTCGCGGCTGCCTGGATGCTGTTCGCGCCGCATCCCTGGGCGAACTGGTCCATTCTCGGTTCCGCGCTGATCCTGTTCACGTCCTATTTCCAGGTCCAAGTCAGCGTCGCCATCAACAGCTGGTACGGACCGTTTTATGACCTCATCCAGGCCGCGCTGTCGAAATCCGCGCCGGTCACGGTCGAGCGGTTCTACGCTGAATTATCGACCTTTGCCGGCATCGCCCTTGTGGCGGTCGTGGTCGGCGTGCTGACGCGATTCTTTGTCAGCCACTACATTTTCCGCTGGCGGACGGCGATGAACGACTTCTACGTCGCAAACTGGTCGCGGCTGCGCACCATCGAAGGCGCCTCGCAGCGGGTGCAGGAAGATACCATGCGGTTCGCGACCACCATGGAAGGTCTCGGCGTCAATCTGATCAGTGCCGTGCTTACGCTTCTGGCCTTCCTGCCCGTTCTCGTGAAGCTGTCCGGCAGCGTGACGGAGCTACCCCTGATCGGCTCGATCCCCTATCCGCTGGTGTTTGCTGCCGTGATCTGGTCGGTGTTTGGCACCGGCGTATTGGCGTTGATCGGCATTCGCCTGCCTGCGATCGAGTTCTTCAACCAGCGCGTCGAAGCCGCCTATCGCAAGGAACTTGTGCTCGGCGAGGATGATCCGGCCCGCGCCGATCCACCGACACTGGGCGTGCTGTTCGGCGACATTCGCAGGAACTATTTTCGCCTCTATCTGAATTTCATGTATTTCAACATCGGTCGCATTGTCTACCTGCAGACCGACGTCATCTTTCCGTACCTCCTGCTCGCACCGACGATCACCGCCGGCAAGATCACGCTGGGAACGATGAACCAGATTTTGAACGCGTTCACGCAGGTCCGAACCTCGTTTCAGTATCTCGTCAACGCCTGGAGCACGATCGTTGAGCTGATCTCGATCTACCAACGGCTGCGGAGTTTTGAGGCCAAGCTCCATGGCGAGCCGCTGCCCTCAATCGAGACGGAAGCCGCGCCGCTGGGATGA
- a CDS encoding acid phosphatase: MAEGARAQAQAQGSGIASIETVVVIYAENRSFDNLYGSFPGADGLANATPANSTQVDRDGSVLKELPPVWDGLTAKGVTPVVTQAQTEHLPNMPFAIDDPNGFNTPLGVTTHDLWHLFYQNQMQIHGGKNDRFVAYADSGALVMGRYDGSKLPLWNVAKRYVLADNFFQGAFGGSFLNHFQLVCACTPVYPNADKSPAQKLIAAVDPDGVSLTLAPNSPGSAIDGIPKFVNNGAITPDFYAVNTMQPPYQPSNNKPAQNGDPRFADPDAPNTLPPQHDITIGDLLSLKGVSWAWYAGAWQDAVDGGRGKPVPNFQFHHQTFNYFAQFAPGTPARADHLKDGGMNGVEFVKAIDAGTLPQVTFYKPQGNLNEHAGYTDVMSGDQHIADVIAHLEKSPQWPHMLVLVTYDENGGFWDHVAPPKADRWGPGSRVPALIVSPFAKKGYVDHTQYDTTSALRFITRRFDLPVLPGLVARDAALNANGHPAMGDLTAALTF, translated from the coding sequence CTGGCTGAGGGGGCGCGCGCGCAGGCACAAGCACAAGGCTCGGGCATCGCCAGCATCGAAACAGTGGTGGTGATCTACGCAGAGAACCGCAGCTTCGACAATCTGTACGGATCATTCCCGGGTGCGGATGGGCTGGCGAACGCGACGCCTGCCAATTCGACCCAGGTCGACCGCGATGGATCCGTGTTGAAGGAATTGCCGCCGGTCTGGGATGGGTTGACAGCCAAGGGCGTCACGCCGGTCGTGACCCAGGCGCAGACCGAGCACTTGCCGAACATGCCGTTCGCGATCGACGATCCAAATGGCTTCAACACGCCGCTTGGCGTCACCACGCACGACCTCTGGCATCTTTTCTATCAGAACCAGATGCAGATCCATGGTGGCAAGAACGACCGCTTCGTGGCCTATGCGGACTCCGGCGCGTTGGTGATGGGTCGCTACGACGGCTCGAAGCTGCCGCTCTGGAATGTCGCTAAACGATACGTGCTCGCCGACAATTTCTTCCAGGGGGCGTTCGGCGGCTCGTTCCTCAATCATTTCCAATTGGTGTGCGCCTGCACGCCGGTCTATCCGAATGCCGACAAGAGCCCGGCCCAAAAGCTGATCGCGGCGGTCGACCCCGATGGCGTGTCGCTGACGCTTGCGCCCAATTCGCCGGGATCGGCGATCGACGGTATCCCAAAATTCGTCAACAACGGCGCCATTACGCCGGATTTCTACGCCGTGAATACGATGCAGCCGCCCTATCAGCCGAGCAACAACAAGCCGGCCCAGAACGGCGACCCGCGCTTTGCCGATCCGGACGCGCCCAACACGCTGCCGCCTCAGCACGACATCACCATCGGTGATCTCTTGAGCCTCAAGGGCGTGAGCTGGGCCTGGTATGCTGGCGCATGGCAGGATGCGGTTGACGGCGGCCGCGGCAAGCCGGTGCCGAACTTCCAGTTCCATCATCAGACGTTCAACTACTTCGCCCAGTTTGCACCGGGCACGCCGGCGCGCGCCGACCACCTCAAGGATGGCGGCATGAACGGGGTCGAATTCGTCAAGGCGATCGACGCCGGCACGCTGCCACAGGTCACCTTCTATAAGCCGCAGGGCAATCTCAACGAGCACGCCGGCTATACCGATGTGATGTCGGGAGATCAGCACATCGCCGACGTGATCGCCCATCTGGAAAAAAGTCCGCAATGGCCGCACATGCTCGTCCTCGTCACCTATGACGAGAACGGCGGGTTCTGGGATCATGTCGCCCCGCCGAAGGCCGATCGCTGGGGTCCCGGATCGCGCGTCCCGGCGTTGATCGTCTCGCCGTTCGCCAAGAAAGGTTATGTCGATCACACCCAGTACGACACGACGTCCGCATTGCGCTTCATCACGCGGCGATTCGACCTGCCCGTCCTGCCAGGGCTGGTGGCGCGCGATGCCGCGCTCAATGCGAACGGACATCCGGCCATGGGCGATCTGACCGCGGCGTTAACGTTCTAA